Below is a genomic region from Prunus persica cultivar Lovell chromosome G3, Prunus_persica_NCBIv2, whole genome shotgun sequence.
TCGGGAGCTGTGATTTAACATTTAGTCTCGGATGATTGTGAGCCTCCACCACCCTGCCACTAAAATAATACCAAAGTGGTGTTGGTCTGACTACTATGGACAACTTCTACCACATGATTTTCATTGTGCTGTTGGGATGGTTGCCGTAAGATGCAGCCATCAAAGGAATTCCATACTAAATGATTTAACTTGTTGGATGTTTTGGTGAAGGATGaacaaacaacaacaatttttgttttttgtttttaatacaatgctttaattatttaaaacttATTCATCACCTCACCTTCCAAACAATTTCATCCAGACACAAGCAAATTCTTCCATACTTATCCAGGAAAAGGCGCTCAGTTGGAGGTTTCCCACATACATCCTTCACAGCTGATGTTATCACAAAGATCACCTCTGACACTAGCAAGAATCCATCCAGGTTAGAGAAgcaaaaccagaaaaataaaGCACGGCACACCTCTCCCATTCAAAAGAAATTGTTCCAATTTGGCCAATGGTAAGCACCACAAAGAGAGTAtcattttgaatttgtttactGTAAGTGATAGTGTCAATTTTCCATTCAAAAAAGTGCTACCTTTGGCCAATTGCACCAAGCACTAAAGCAGAGTCAGTGACTCAGTAATGTGTGGAAAGAGATAGCAGTTGTTTTTCACTTGTTTCTTTAGAGCAATGGCATAAATTTTCCTACTATAGCACTGGCCGGCCGTAATAGGTGAGAACCTTGCTATCATAAAGATATTTGACAACATGAATCTATTTTGGAAAGCATGCAAAAATTACACATGCAAAAGGGAAAAGCTTTTCACCTTAGTTGCAACTAACTAAACTACTGATTGAAAAGGTATCAAAAGGATGTGAAAACTGCTCGTTCAGAACTCTAATCTCAAACAAGAGTGAAGTGCAATTTTAGCTTTCGATTGACAGTTTCATCCTGCCCTTTCTATAAACTAGCATCATATTCTTGAACTGAGTAATGAATACTTACAGGCTAGTTCATCATACTCATCCTTGCCCACAACATAGATGCTGACATCCCCAAGCACAGTGTAAACAATGTAAACTGACCTGATAATACATCAATGCAAGTCAAATAATGTAAACTGATACCAGATTCTGagtcacattttttttttaattcatttaaaaatagGAATAGCATTATTTCTGTGAAGGTCACAACTTTAATGCAAAAGGGAGTTCTTTGCTGAAGACTTAATTCCAAAAAGCTTTCcttgacaaaagaaaatttcaaaaccttTATATGTTTTATTATACCCCAGCATTATATTCTCATTGGAGGAAATTTTAGGCTCCAGCTCAATTCTTGGATCCAATCCCCAAGGTATGTGATGACACTAGAACAACTAAGGCAATCCCAACATAGACATTAAGCATTAAATGTGCAGGacgaaaaaagagaaaagtatACATACTTGTGGCAAGCAACAAGGAGCTCTTCATTTTTCACACCCCTAAGATTTTCTGCCCCTAGTTTGACTAGGAAAGATCGCCAATGCAGCCGTTCCTCAGCAGGAACTCCATTGAAACTGCAATGAGCATAGAACCCTGGAGTCAATGCTTCAAATATAGGAAACATAAATGCACAAAAATGtcaaaacaattaattcaAGAGTGCTCTTTCGTACTCGATATATTCCATACAGCAATTGCATATACATTATACAACGAAGCAGAAAGATGAGGTCTTTTATAGCAAATGCTGTATAATTTTCACACCATGCTATACATGAATCGTTGTATATTGTTAACTATCCTTTTCACTTCTTAATCTGATAGGATATTGTACAACAGAAAGCCATCCATTTAAACGTCAGCGATTCCCCATTACACcatttcaagaaaaataaaaaaccatcgaagaaaaacaaagtccacccGATTCAAACCATAAACACAAAGTAAAAGACAAACTATACAGAAAtgaaatacccaaaacacaaTTCAGATCCAAGTCGTAAGATTTCGAAGCTAGATTAACTAAACCCACAAAAGGGTATACCAAAATTAATAACTTTCAGTCAAAAACACCACAAACAGAATCCAAAGTTACAAGTTCATGACGTTGgagaaatttcaaaacattttGAATAAAGAACGGAAGATGTAGATCCGCACTTACCGTTCAACTAGGATGTTGCCTTCCGAGTTGGCGAACAAGACTGCAAGTATCATAGCTCGCTTGCAGAATTGAGTAGTAAATAGGTAGGATCAATGTAAACCACCAATTATCAATTATGCGATAAACTTGTTTGAAAAAGGTCAAATTTTCTATACGATTCAAAGCTTTCCAAAACCAATCTGAATCTGACTATATTGCAGAATTGTAACGTTACTGTTGCTGGTTTTAGTGGGAGTTGGAATCGTTTTCTTTGGTTGGCTTTCGGGGTCTTCTGCTCCTTCTATGCAGATCTTGGAGCTGGGTTcttgttatatatttttaatttattattatttcttattattatttggttGTTCCCTTGTTGCCTCggtgccttttttttttggtatttctgGGCTGTGgccttttggttttgtaaTTTCGGCTTCTCTGTTTAGCCTTTTCCCTTGGGCCAATAggctgatttttttattttttttattttttattttttttccttctagatttttaaaatatataagtgATAGTTTTAATTTCCTCTAATATCTCTTGATCCAGCAGAAAATATTGCATTTCTATGCCACACATACATTAAAAcagataataaaaaatctaatTATCTAACTTTAAGAAACtcttggtaatttttttttgagattttctatttaaaccccctcacttttctttgtttaccccaatacttaaatcattaagctgtaagttttattattgtgtaaaaagacaaaaaatgt
It encodes:
- the LOC18783380 gene encoding uncharacterized protein LOC18783380; the protein is MILAVLFANSEGNILVERFNGVPAEERLHWRSFLVKLGAENLRGVKNEELLVACHKSVYIVYTVLGDVSIYVVGKDEYDELALSEVIFVITSAVKDVCGKPPTERLFLDKYGRICLCLDEIVWKGLLENTEKDRIKRLIRLKPPTEF